Proteins co-encoded in one Sparus aurata chromosome 18, fSpaAur1.1, whole genome shotgun sequence genomic window:
- the clic2 gene encoding chloride intracellular channel protein 2 isoform X1, whose translation MALRQNSDKEPSIELFIKAGHDGENVGNCPFCQRLFMVLWLKGVKFTVTTVDMRKKPAELKDLAPGTNPPFLLYNGTLKTDFIKIEEFLEQTLAPPRYPHLSPLNKESFDVGADIFAKFSAFIKNSPNNAYHEKNLLREFHRLDKYLVSPLPEEIDHNSSEDVTVSKRKFLDGDRLTLADCNLLPKLHVIRIAAKKYCDFDIPAQFTGVWRYLNNAYERDEFKQTCPADIEIEKAYFSVANQRK comes from the exons gctggACACGATGGTGAGAACGTGGGGAACTGCCCCTTTTGCCAGAGGCTGTTCATGGTTCTATGGCTGAAAGGAGTGAAGTTTACGGTGACCACCGTTGACATGAGGAA GAAGCCAGCCGAGCTCAAAGACCTGGCCCCCGGGACCAACCCTCCGTTCCTCCTCTACAACGGCACCCTCAAAACAGACTTCATCAAAATCGAGGAGTTTCTTGAGCAAACACTGGCTCCTCCCAG GTATCCTCATCTCAGCCCGCTGAACAAAGAGTCCTTTGACGTGGGCGCCGACATTTTCGCAAAGTTTTCCGCGTTCATCAAGAACAGTCCGAACAACGCCT ATCATGAGAAGAACCTGCTGAGGGAGTTCCACCGCCTGGACAAATACCTGGTCAGCCCTCTGCCCGAGGAGATCGACCACAACTCCAGCGAGGACGTCACCGTCTCCAAGAGGAAGTTCCTGGACGGAGACCGCCTCACCTTAGCTGACTGCAACCTGCTGCCCAAACTGCACGTCATCAGG aTTGCTGCCAAGAAGTACTGCGACTTCGACATCCCCGCCCAGTTCACGGGCGTGTGGCGATACCTCAACAACGCCTACGAGAGAGATGAGTTCAAACAGACGTGTCCGGCCGACATCGAGATCGAGAAGGCCTACTTCAGCGTGGCCAACCAGAGGAAATAA
- the clic2 gene encoding chloride intracellular channel protein 2 isoform X2 has protein sequence MALRQNSDKEPSIELFIKAGHDGENVGNCPFCQRLFMVLWLKGVKFTVTTVDMRKKPAELKDLAPGTNPPFLLYNGTLKTDFIKIEEFLEQTLAPPRYPHLSPLNKESFDVGADIFAKFSAFIKNSPNNAYHEKNLLREFHRLDKYLVSPLPEEIDHNSSEDVTVSKRKFLDGDRLTLADCNLLPKLHVIRVRQCDDVITSIVQVVCCSE, from the exons gctggACACGATGGTGAGAACGTGGGGAACTGCCCCTTTTGCCAGAGGCTGTTCATGGTTCTATGGCTGAAAGGAGTGAAGTTTACGGTGACCACCGTTGACATGAGGAA GAAGCCAGCCGAGCTCAAAGACCTGGCCCCCGGGACCAACCCTCCGTTCCTCCTCTACAACGGCACCCTCAAAACAGACTTCATCAAAATCGAGGAGTTTCTTGAGCAAACACTGGCTCCTCCCAG GTATCCTCATCTCAGCCCGCTGAACAAAGAGTCCTTTGACGTGGGCGCCGACATTTTCGCAAAGTTTTCCGCGTTCATCAAGAACAGTCCGAACAACGCCT ATCATGAGAAGAACCTGCTGAGGGAGTTCCACCGCCTGGACAAATACCTGGTCAGCCCTCTGCCCGAGGAGATCGACCACAACTCCAGCGAGGACGTCACCGTCTCCAAGAGGAAGTTCCTGGACGGAGACCGCCTCACCTTAGCTGACTGCAACCTGCTGCCCAAACTGCACGTCATCAGGGTGAGGcagtgtgatgatgtcatcactagTATAGTACAG GTGGTCTGCTGCAGTGAATGA
- the c1galt1c1 gene encoding C1GALT1-specific chaperone 1 codes for MLSEGGSFLKGMMMGGLFCLVLSLLGSFRPYTEPGTDDHHHHHVKAPSKDELTRLSESQMHELSNHVRVSCVIMVQPKMLIYWAAAISTWSKHCDKAEFYTSESSKALEAVDLKEKDDWARLRKALKHAYDNAEDMRWFFVAQGTTFAIIENLKYLVLTKDPNEPFYMGNVMKSGELEYVAYDSGIVLSYGALKRLVNVFQDQEKCPERGRALWKLSEDKQLAVCLKYTGVFAENGEDAHGKGLFNSKNVDSLISESMKENPNNVVEGCCSDMAVTFNGLSPTQMQVMMFGVYRLRPYGHDFHDSLVLLPPQGSDND; via the coding sequence ATGTTGTCCGAGGGAGGCTCCTTCCTGAAGGGGATGATGATGGGAGGCCTCTTCTGCTTGGTGCTGTCGCTCCTGGGTAGTTTCAGGCCATACACAGAGCCTGGGACAGacgatcatcatcatcatcacgtcAAGGCCCCGAGTAAAGACGAGCTGACACGCCTCTCTGAGAGTCAAATGCATGAGTTGAGCAATCACGTCCGGGTCTCTTGCGTCATCATGGTCCAGCCCAAGATGCTCATATACTGGGCTGCTGCCATCTCCACCTGGAGCAAACACTGTGATAAGGCTGAGTTTTACACCTCGGAGTCCTCCAAGGCGCTTGAGGCAGTAGACCTGAAGGAAAAAGATGACTGGGCGAGGCTACGTAAAGCTCTGAAGCATGCTTATGACAACGCCGAAGACATGCGCTGGTTCTTTGTGGCACAAGGCACCACGTTTGCAATCATCGAGAACTTAAAATACCTGGTGCTCACAAAGGATCCCAACGAGCCCTTCTACATGGGCAACGTCATGAAGTCAGGGGAGCTTGAGTATGTGGCGTATGACAGCGGCATTGTTCTGAGCTATGGAGCTCTGAAAAGGTTAGTGAATGTTTTCCAGGATCAAGAGAAATGTCCGGAGAGAGGACGTGCCCTGTGGAAGCTGAGTGAGGACAAGCAGCTGGCTGTTTGCCTCAAATATACAGGCGTGTTTGCGGAGAACGGAGAAGATGCACACGGAAAGGGCCTGTTCAACAGCAAGAATGTGGACAGCCTGATATCGGAAAGCATGAAGGAAAACCCAAATAATGTAGTGGAGGGCTGCTGCTCCGACATGGCAGTCACATTTAATGGGTTGTCCCCGACTCAAATGCAGGTTATGATGTTTGGAGTTTACAGACTTCGTCCATACGGCCACGATTTTCATGACTCGTTAGTGTTGCTCCCTCCTCAAGGTTCAGACAATGACTGA
- the mcts1 gene encoding malignant T-cell-amplified sequence 1, which produces MFKKFDEKENVSNCIQLKTSVIKGIKNQLLEQFPDIESWLNHIMPKKDPVKIVKCHEHIEILTVNGELLFFRQREGPFYPTLRLLHKYPFILPHQQVDKGAIKFVLSGANIMCPGLTSPGAKLYPADADTVVAIMAEGKQHALCVGVMKMSADSIEKVNKGIGIENVHYLNDGLWHMKTYK; this is translated from the exons ATGTTTAAAAA ATTTGATGAGAAGGAGAATGTGTCCAACTGTATCCAGCTGAAAACATCAGTGATCAAGGGCATCAAAAATCAGCTGTTGGAACAGTTTCCTGACATCGAGTCATGGCTCAATCATATCATGCCAAAAAAGGACCCTGTCAAAATAGTCAAGTG CCATGAACACATTGAAATCCTGACAGTGAATGGAGAACTGCTCTTcttcagacagagagaaggaccaTTCTACCCAACTCTCAGACTGCTGCATAAAT ATCCTTTCATCCTTCCACACCAGCAAGTAGACAAAGGGGCCATTAAATTTGTCTTAAGTGGAGCCAACATCATGTGCCCGGGGCTGACGTCACCAGGCGCTAAACTCTACCCAGCTGATGCGGACACAGTAGTT GCCATAATGGCAGAGGGGAAACAACACGCACTTTGCGTTGGTGTCATGAAGATGTCTGCAGACAGCAT agaaaaagtcaACAAGGGAATTGGCATTGAGAACGTTCATTATTTGAATGATGGACTGTGGCACATGAAGACGTAtaaatga